GATCTAAAGAAGCTCTCATGGCGCCGCTACTGTAGCTATAGGAAAAGGACCGGAGTAGTGAAGTACTCCTCGGGACCTCGGCCACTCGTACAGACCACATCATGTCTCAGCTGAAAACAGACGCCCCAAGTAAATCAACAGAAAACAAGAGTGGAGACATCtgacgcagagagagagagagagagagagagagagaggagagagagagagagagagagagagagagagagagagagagcatgagaTTAGACAAGAGAAAGTGACTGACCTAAATATATTTTTCAGTGGACTGTCACCTAGCCGGTCCCTTAAAAATAACGGTACCAATCATTCCAGTACCAGTTTATTAGCCGAATACTTTTTCTGTGAAACTTTGCCCAGTCATGCTCACCGACTCTATGTGACGATGTAGGAAGCATGAAGTCGCTCATAAGCTTGCCTTGCTTCGTGTCGGACGCAAGCATCCCTTCCTCGGTGAGGGAGGAGCATGAATTAACTGATGATGTAGTCCAGATATCGATTGGCATCGAGGACATAGACGACCTCATATctgtgttttgattttcggtttgTGTTTTTTTTCGTCCTTGGCCGAAATGGGCGAATTTCGGGAATTTTAAATTTTTCGGCAAAATCTTGGACGAAATTTCAAAATTAAAATTTGAAAATTTAGCCAAAATTTGACCGAAATttggccgaaattcggccgaaattCAAACAAGATTTGAAATAAAACAGGCCATGAATATAGCAGCGCAACAACCATCAGGTTTGATCATGTAAATTTCAGCAAATAAGCTCAAAGGATTAATAAAACTGCATCTGTCCAACATAACAGGCACACATTAGTTATAAAGTGGCCTCCAACATAACCCTTAACAGTCCAACATCAGTTCAACCATCACAGCATAGCTCAGAGTTTAAATAGTCCGGTACAGCCAATAGACTTGAAGTATTACACATAGAAACAACAGCTCCAAAAGACAACTATCAAAGCATGACATTGAAACAGCAACTCCAAGCTTGCCTACATCCaaaagcttcttgatatccttggTTATTCTTCAAGTGTCATTTCTGGTTTAGAGAAAACAGAGGAAGGGTCAGGATGGAGGTAGTTCTGCATGAGAATTATTTTCTGCCACTTTGTGCATTAAAAATAAAATGGACTAACAGGACAAGTGGCTAGTAGAACAATAGTCAAATTTATGCATGCTCATGAATCAAATAACAAATCTACTATAGCAATATAGTTTTTTATTCACCAAAAAGCTTCAGGAGCAAAGGTTCAATGCCTCCATATACTAGAATGATGAATTCTAGTTTACGGTTTTTACTCCAGCACAACAAAACTCTAAGGATACAAAGAAAGCAACATAGACACAAACAGCCCACTGTTGGCTTGGACTAGCCATTTGTCAATTGTCATACAAAAGGAAAATCCACGATGAAAAATGTGAATCAAAATTCATGCATAAGCTCAAACATATTGCAGGACAAATACAGTGGTTAATATACCTATAAAACAGCAGCTCCAAGCTTGCATACATCCaaaagcttcttgatatccttagTTCTTCATGTGGCATTTCTAGTTCATATAGAGAAAACAAAGAAAGGATCAGGATAGATGTAGTTCAACATCAGAATTTTCTTCTTCCACTTTGTGCATAATGAAATAAAATGGACTAACAGGGAGGTGTCTAGTGCAACAATAGTCAAGTGGTAACATTTCAGGACAACATAAATACATTGCTTAACATGACAACGAAGGCTAGGCATGGATAGAAAGTTTATACATCTAAGAAACTAGCAGCTCCAAGTAACTAAAATTTTCTAAGCAATTATCATGAATCATAAAACACTAGAAAGAAGATACTTGCCAGCAGATTTCTAAGCAGCGGGTATAGGCTGTTGACGCCCTTGGTCTTCTTCTTGACAAGCCGTACAGATCTACGGGTCTCCAAATTGCCATCTGTTGGTGGTGCGTCCTTTTCCACTTGAATTTGTGTCTCTTTTTCCACTTGCATTTGCGCCTCTTGCTGATCATGCATGGATGGAGCATCTTCCCCATCCTCACTCACCCCATCATTATCCTCACTCTCACTATCAACAAATACTTTCTCTTCAAAATCAATGACAAAAGAACAGCGGTCAGTTATGAAGAGTAGGTCACTAGGGAAGCAACCCTTGCTTACTTGGGTGTCCTCATATGAATGATAAACAAAACCAGTACAGCTTAATGCTCTAGTTTAGATACTAAGGAATAAGTAATTTAAATACAACCCGATGCTCTAGTTTGCCAAAAAGACAAGTCAAAAACTATAATCTATTCTTGAGAAAGATACTGCGAAGCTTAGTTCTAGAACCATCACTTAATGGTACCGCTGAACATTGAAATTAACCATCGATCAACATCTACTTAGTTAAATACACAACATAACTGAATTTTTATTGGACGTACTGTAGATCTAAATAAATTATCAATGCAAACATGAGATGCTTCTGCAAACATCCAAGCCAGTGGTTGGAGGTGATGAGAAAAACTTTAATATTGCACACAAGCATCATCTCAACAGCTCAAAAACAAGCACACAACCCAGATCTACGGAACGATTATATATTTTAGGATGTTCAGAATAACGTTTGTAACCCACTTTTTGGTTGGACCAAAATAAATATTACCAGATCGTGAGCATCCTTAGTGAATACCATATGCATGTGTGTTTCAGATTCAGATTATATACCAAACCAAAACATTGTGAGACTCCTTGGTGACTACCGGATGCATGTATATTTCAGATTAATAATCTCACTGCTGTACGTTCAACTCATCAAGACTCACTTTTTCTTAACCCCGTATGATATATGCATTTGCCGAGCCATTTACCAGGGACCTCTCCTAAATCTAAAGCAGCACAAGCAGACACAGATTATAACCAAGAAACAAAGCAACATCGATCTGAAATTGCTCAAGAACTGAAACTGCATACACGTACTTGGACGAGACAAATTGCTGAAGACTGAAACTGCATACACGTACTGAAACTGCATCAAGAACATTTGTACCTTTCCAGTCAAGCGGACGCCCTCCATGCTGCTGCCGCTGCCCCGTGCTACCGCCTCCATTGAACTGGTCGGCTCGCGCTCCATCAGCTCCGTTGCCGCAGCCGCCGAGCACCACGCTGCAGTCTTGGAGAAGGGCCGCAACCGCCGAGCTCCGTTGCCACAGTCTTGGACAGGAAGTGGATGGGGTGGAGGCGAGGAGATGTGGAGGAGGGCCGGAGAAGTGAGCGCTTTGGCCGGAGATGTGGAGGAGGGCGAGGAGATGTGGCCTGTGCGCAGCGGCGGCGCCGCACACAGGAGGAGGGACAGGAAACGAGCGATTCTAGGGTTGGCTGTTTCGGTTTCGTGGTTTTGTCTCAGCTGGAAGGCTCTGGAAGCTGGGCcggtcaaaaaaaaattcaaattgggCCAAATATTCGGCCGATAGGCCCATATATCGGGCCCTAgcgagatggccgaaattcggccgaaattCGTTTTTTTCGGCCGAAAATCAAAACGCAGCTCATAGCCGACCTCGATTACACACGGTCAGTCCGGTCCAGAGTAGAGCACACAACATCTGGTCTATGGCGCTCGGGGTTCACGTCTATCAAGTTGTAGATGCGATATGTATTGGCGATTCATTTGATCACTACAACAAAAACGAATGAATTGCAGAAAATATCTACATTGAAGGCTAGGGTTGCAGAAATCACATTTCTACGATTTTGTGCCAAAAAACACAAATTCCGTGattattttttgcaaaaaacactagtcACCCAATTAGGCCAGACCCCCCCCTATGGTTCGGCCCCCTCCAATGAGTTCCAGCGGGGACTAGTACAGACAGATTAGGCTTAATATCCGGCCATTAGCATTTAGCAAAGGACATGGGCTAAACTCCAAGTGTCAAGCCCAGAGCGAATATGCAACAAAGGCCAGAAGGTCAAGGGCCCAAGGCTGCACGTACGTACGCATATCGATCAACGCACCCGCACCCATGGGCTGGATATCACGTAACTTGCTCATCAATCAACGCACCCGCACGCAATCACACGGTTGAGGAGACTTCGGACTTCCTGACTCTTTCTTCCGAGACGCGGCTAGGGCTTCATTGTCGCCGGCGCCGAGCGCTGCGCCGTCATGGCTTGGTGATCAGCAAAGCTACCGGCCTGCCGGCTGCCGCTTGAGGCGGATCATTCGAGCACCGGAGCACAAGTCTACGGAGTATGGACTACGACCAGCCCAGCCGAACGGCAACGCCACACGCCCACACCCAATTTCTAACTTGATCCCGTGAATCAGAAACGAAGGTATTATTGTCTACAGATTGATACTATTGTAGTTGTCACTTGTCTTTCAATTTGATCACACAAATCACTTGTTAGTATTAGTATATTTTGTCTCTTATCAGATCAATTACATATTACATATTTGCTTTGTACTCGCATTAGAATTGCATACTTCATGAAGAGGAAGACGTCACAGACATTTTTTTTTTCAAGCCAATTGTTCTAAACTCTAACACTACAAATGAAACGAAAATCCAACTGGGGAGGTAGAAGTCACAGAGCAACCCACTGGACATAGTTGATATGCAAACCCTCACGCAAAATAGTGAGGCCTCTCTAGAAGTTCTACATCAACATAGAATTGGAAGCACACCATATGAGCAGACCCTCGAAAGCGTCAACAAATTTCAATCTGTTATGTCTCCTATGCACTTCAATATGTTCTTCGCCCCCCCTATggtcaaatcctggctccgcccctggcagCAAGGGGAGGCCGAGGCCGGGGCGCAAGAGGTCGAGTCCAGGGAGCGGGAGGAAGCTGGAGGcgtgggagagaggagggggaggagcgtcCTGGAGCCGTCGTCCATTGCGAACTCGCCGGCCGAGAACTCGTGCGCACGGCTGGGCGCTGGGGAGAGGAAGGACGACTCACACCTTATCCTCTCTTTTTTTTAACAGCACCACCTTATCCTCTTTGGCCTTTTACAGTTTAGTCTATCCCTTTCTGTCTATTTATGATCTGTTATGTTATGCCACATCACACTGTTCAGTGGGACCCGCCTG
The sequence above is drawn from the Triticum aestivum cultivar Chinese Spring chromosome 7A, IWGSC CS RefSeq v2.1, whole genome shotgun sequence genome and encodes:
- the LOC123150997 gene encoding uncharacterized protein, with product MEREPTSSMEAVARGSGSSMEGVRLTGKVQMFLMQFQYVYAVSVFSNLSRPNLGEVPGKWLGKCIYHTGLRKKKVFVDSESEDNDGVSEDGEDAPSMHDQQEAQMQVEKETQIQVEKDAPPTDGNLETRRSVRLVKKKTKGVNSLYPLLRNLLKCHMKN